From Sphingomonas nostoxanthinifaciens, a single genomic window includes:
- a CDS encoding 50S ribosomal protein L23 gives MAKKQTAAVDNRHYDVVLAPHITEKSTLLSEHNAVVFKVANDASKPEIKAAVEALFGVTVTGVNTIVQKGKSKKWKGAPYKRSDTKKAIVTLADGQSIDVTTGI, from the coding sequence ATGGCTAAGAAGCAGACAGCGGCGGTCGATAACCGCCACTATGACGTGGTGCTCGCGCCCCACATCACCGAGAAGTCGACCTTGCTCTCCGAGCATAATGCGGTCGTCTTCAAGGTGGCCAACGACGCATCGAAGCCCGAGATCAAGGCGGCGGTCGAGGCTCTGTTCGGCGTGACCGTGACGGGCGTCAACACGATCGTCCAGAAGGGCAAGTCGAAGAAGTGGAAGGGCGCTCCCTACAAGCGCTCCGACACGAAGAAGGCAATCGTGACGCTGGCCGACGGTCAGTCGATCGACGTCACGACGGGAATCTGA
- the rplD gene encoding 50S ribosomal protein L4: MKIEVKNLDASAAGDLELNDAVFGIEPRADILHRVVTWQLEKRRGTARGTRERADVARSGKKLGNQKGGGAARHGDRRAPVFIGGGKAHGARVRDFNPGLNKKVRALGLKMALSAKVKSGSLIVLEGLDVADGKTKALVGQLAGLGFGNKALVIDGDALNVSFANASGNLRGVNLLPAVGANVYDILKHDTLVLTRAAVEKLEARLNG, translated from the coding sequence ATGAAGATTGAGGTCAAGAACCTCGATGCGTCGGCCGCCGGCGACCTCGAGCTCAACGACGCGGTGTTCGGCATCGAGCCGCGCGCCGACATCCTGCACCGTGTGGTGACCTGGCAGCTGGAAAAGCGCCGCGGCACCGCTCGTGGCACGCGCGAGCGTGCCGACGTGGCGCGATCGGGCAAGAAGCTCGGCAACCAGAAGGGTGGCGGCGCCGCCCGTCACGGTGATCGCCGCGCTCCGGTGTTCATCGGCGGCGGCAAGGCGCACGGCGCCCGCGTCCGCGACTTCAACCCAGGCCTGAACAAGAAGGTTCGTGCGCTCGGCTTGAAGATGGCGCTCTCGGCGAAGGTCAAGAGCGGCAGCCTGATCGTGCTCGAAGGCCTCGACGTGGCCGACGGCAAGACCAAGGCGCTGGTCGGCCAGCTCGCCGGTCTGGGCTTCGGCAACAAGGCGCTGGTGATCGACGGCGACGCGCTGAACGTCAGCTTCGCGAATGCGTCGGGCAACCTGCGCGGCGTGAACCTGCTGCCGGCCGTGGGCGCGAACGTCTACGACATCCTCAAACACGACACGCTGGTGCTGACGCGCGCCGCCGTGGAGAAGCTGGAGGCGCGCCTCAATGGCTAA